One genomic window of Gloeocapsopsis sp. IPPAS B-1203 includes the following:
- a CDS encoding MFS transporter: MPETRIRSSLTLGQILLYSCASAGLNIISITVSTWLLYFYAPPPDSGRTQYLSVTLAGILLVVGRLWDAIIDPLIGYWSDVNHSRWGRRRPFLMFATPVCVIALLLLWTPPVTSPSLLNAIYFFFVTTAFYTCLSLISIPYDGSLPEMAAVPAEYVTLSMWKNIFGTTGVLLGALLASPLFSHAGALAMALVVGGIGLVSVWLTLFGLREKHRSTGGSLSLWSSLHLTFKNRQFLSLFASTLIIHVAYSMLLANLPYFVTLVVGRSEADVSIFQAVVVLTMVVSAPTWNWLSQRYANRSLLRFAMLGLAVVSSLTFTVGLLPGIGVMAHALLMLALLGPLLGGYFVLVFAMMGSVVDYDELLTTHRREAIYYGTFSLAVGVGPSVAALILPFIFESYGYTATNPLGVRIAFLVTGLLAMLGVIAFLGYQLGDTPQEQHLFNSKQGDRTHR; this comes from the coding sequence ATGCCAGAAACTCGAATCAGATCTTCCTTAACTCTTGGGCAAATCCTACTCTACAGTTGTGCTTCTGCTGGTCTTAACATCATTAGTATTACTGTCTCGACTTGGTTGCTCTACTTTTACGCGCCACCACCCGACTCAGGACGTACTCAATATTTATCTGTTACTCTGGCGGGGATACTGCTAGTCGTTGGTAGATTATGGGATGCCATTATTGACCCGCTTATTGGTTATTGGAGTGATGTTAACCACAGCCGTTGGGGTCGTCGTCGTCCCTTTCTTATGTTTGCTACTCCAGTTTGTGTCATAGCGCTGCTTTTACTTTGGACGCCTCCAGTAACTAGCCCCAGTCTACTGAATGCAATCTACTTTTTTTTTGTGACAACTGCTTTTTATACATGCTTGAGCTTGATCAGCATTCCTTACGATGGTAGCTTGCCAGAAATGGCAGCAGTACCTGCTGAGTATGTCACTCTCAGTATGTGGAAAAATATCTTTGGCACAACGGGTGTACTGCTTGGGGCGTTATTAGCTTCGCCACTATTTAGTCATGCTGGTGCTCTAGCAATGGCTTTAGTAGTCGGTGGTATAGGGCTAGTTAGTGTTTGGTTGACGTTGTTTGGATTGCGAGAAAAACACCGCTCCACAGGTGGTTCGCTGAGCTTGTGGTCAAGTCTGCATCTCACGTTTAAAAACCGCCAGTTTTTAAGTTTGTTTGCTTCCACTTTGATCATTCATGTTGCTTATTCCATGCTGCTTGCGAATTTGCCCTACTTTGTCACATTGGTAGTCGGTAGGAGTGAAGCTGATGTCAGTATCTTTCAAGCTGTAGTGGTATTGACAATGGTTGTGTCTGCACCTACATGGAATTGGTTGAGTCAACGATATGCTAACCGCTCGTTACTGAGGTTCGCCATGCTGGGTTTGGCTGTGGTTTCCAGCCTCACCTTTACCGTTGGGCTGCTACCTGGGATTGGAGTGATGGCTCATGCTCTGCTGATGCTGGCGCTGCTTGGACCGCTTTTAGGGGGATATTTCGTGCTTGTATTTGCCATGATGGGAAGTGTGGTCGATTATGACGAATTATTGACTACTCACCGTCGAGAAGCAATTTATTACGGCACGTTTTCGCTAGCAGTTGGAGTTGGACCTTCTGTGGCGGCTTTAATTCTGCCATTTATTTTTGAGAGCTATGGATATACAGCAACTAATCCGCTTGGTGTACGAATTGCTTTCTTGGTTACTGGCTTGTTGGCAATGCTAGGAGTTATAGCATTTCTCGGTTATCAGCTGGGCGATACTCCACAAGAACAACATCTTTTCAATTCTAAGCAGGGCGATCGCACCCATCGTTAG
- a CDS encoding metal-dependent hydrolase, whose translation MTINSTSLKPFNPQQISPRRIALQFDSQTPRLWFQNNSIITQLFNGTNLFLPAFEAYMVRAVQGQLRHLQDPVRSQASGLIGQEANHSQAHQQYNEILRNQNYHFETYLKLIHWFFGQLMPQLGLSFQLAAIAGFEHLTASLSEVTLRHNILAPAHPAMKALWEWHAAEELEHKNIAFDLLETVDGSYWRRVLGGLWGMAIVVSFMVIGMLLLATQDPRFVSFKTLSDLNKLFLTEYCLIPRTVRHIIPYFRPGFHPSQRDDRYYGEQIFPPSAIS comes from the coding sequence ATGACTATCAACTCCACTTCGCTTAAACCGTTTAACCCCCAACAGATTAGCCCCCGTCGGATAGCTCTCCAGTTTGATTCTCAGACTCCTCGTCTTTGGTTTCAAAATAACTCAATCATAACCCAGTTGTTTAACGGCACAAATCTGTTCTTGCCAGCATTTGAGGCTTACATGGTACGAGCAGTTCAAGGTCAACTCCGGCATCTCCAAGATCCAGTGCGATCGCAGGCGAGTGGGCTAATCGGGCAGGAAGCCAACCATAGCCAAGCACATCAGCAGTATAACGAGATCCTCCGCAATCAAAATTACCACTTTGAGACCTATTTGAAGCTCATCCACTGGTTCTTTGGGCAACTGATGCCGCAGTTGGGACTCTCTTTTCAACTGGCAGCGATCGCGGGGTTTGAACATCTCACAGCATCTCTATCGGAAGTTACCCTTCGTCACAACATATTAGCGCCAGCCCACCCAGCAATGAAAGCCCTTTGGGAATGGCACGCTGCTGAAGAACTAGAACACAAGAACATTGCCTTCGACCTGTTGGAGACAGTTGACGGATCTTATTGGCGAAGAGTCTTAGGGGGATTATGGGGAATGGCGATCGTTGTGAGTTTTATGGTGATTGGAATGCTGCTTTTGGCTACTCAAGATCCCAGATTTGTGAGTTTCAAAACACTCTCTGATCTGAACAAGTTGTTTTTAACAGAATATTGCTTGATTCCTCGAACTGTGCGACATATCATTCCCTACTTCCGACCTGGATTTCATCCCTCCCAGCGAGATGACCGTTACTACGGAGAACAGATTTTTCCACCATCGGCGATTAGTTAA
- a CDS encoding AraC family transcriptional regulator: protein METPPSVKPVGEILLRPGLYICTYDEENQYSWSLKEQHCERSKLILGFQLLGNHQVRQEVFQNDVFDEVAGEGYLCCVHGATEIETYAARSRLLRTRIHIEPDFLRTFSMESIDSFPCALKAFIEGDERVYFNRSVGKMTAVVQVAWQHILSCPYQGMMTRLYLESKVLEIITLQFAQLTEQNIKECNSLRARDIACIYEAKDLLNQCLENPPSLIELARQVGLNDYKLKVGFRQVFDTTVFGYLHERRMERAVHLLQETQLSLTEIAYAIGYACPASFSTTFRKKFGMSPRSYRVMTEKRSS from the coding sequence GTGGAGACACCCCCTTCGGTAAAGCCTGTTGGAGAGATTCTGTTGCGTCCTGGACTTTATATTTGTACCTATGATGAGGAAAATCAATACAGTTGGAGTTTGAAGGAGCAACATTGTGAGCGAAGCAAGCTGATATTAGGATTCCAGTTATTAGGAAATCATCAAGTACGGCAAGAGGTGTTTCAAAACGATGTATTTGATGAAGTTGCAGGTGAAGGATATTTGTGCTGTGTTCATGGAGCTACAGAGATTGAAACGTATGCTGCTCGCTCGCGTCTACTGAGAACTAGAATTCATATAGAGCCTGATTTTTTAAGAACCTTCAGCATGGAGTCGATCGACTCATTTCCCTGTGCTCTGAAAGCGTTCATCGAGGGCGACGAAAGAGTGTATTTCAACCGTTCTGTAGGTAAGATGACGGCTGTGGTGCAAGTGGCTTGGCAGCACATCTTAAGTTGCCCTTATCAGGGTATGATGACACGTCTTTACTTGGAAAGTAAGGTTTTAGAAATTATCACCTTGCAGTTTGCGCAGTTGACAGAACAGAACATCAAGGAGTGCAATAGTCTTCGAGCAAGGGATATTGCTTGTATTTATGAAGCAAAAGATTTACTGAATCAATGCTTGGAGAACCCACCATCTTTAATTGAGCTAGCACGGCAAGTTGGGTTGAATGACTACAAGCTTAAAGTAGGCTTTCGGCAAGTGTTCGACACAACGGTCTTTGGCTATTTGCACGAACGCCGTATGGAGCGGGCTGTACACCTGCTACAAGAGACTCAACTCAGCTTAACCGAAATTGCTTATGCCATTGGTTATGCTTGTCCTGCATCATTCAGTACTACATTTCGGAAAAAATTTGGCATGAGTCCTCGTTCCTATCGAGTAATGACAGAAAAAAGATCCAGCTAG
- a CDS encoding FMN-dependent NADH-azoreductase has translation MASILHLDSSPRGDRSKSRQLAKKFIDAWHDLHPDDVITYRDLRQTPVPHVTEDWIAAVFTAPEALTPEIAELLKFSDELVDEFLAADRCVFSVPMYNFSIPSNFKAYIDQVVRVGRTFIEENGQVKGLANGKKVLFITSRGVEFEAGSPYEGWDSQEPALRYAFQYMGVTDIQFIHANGLDMGDEARKRGLDEAQSKIQELVNGW, from the coding sequence ATGGCAAGTATTTTACATCTTGATTCAAGTCCACGAGGCGATCGCTCCAAATCTCGCCAGTTGGCAAAGAAGTTTATCGATGCGTGGCATGACTTACATCCTGATGACGTGATCACCTATCGTGATTTAAGACAAACGCCAGTTCCTCATGTCACCGAAGACTGGATTGCGGCTGTTTTTACTGCGCCAGAAGCACTGACTCCAGAAATAGCTGAACTGCTGAAGTTTTCTGATGAGTTAGTGGATGAGTTTTTGGCAGCCGATCGATGTGTTTTCAGTGTGCCAATGTACAACTTCAGCATTCCGTCCAATTTCAAAGCCTACATTGATCAAGTGGTTCGTGTGGGTCGCACATTCATAGAGGAGAATGGTCAAGTCAAAGGACTGGCGAACGGTAAAAAAGTTTTGTTCATCACATCACGAGGCGTTGAGTTTGAAGCAGGATCTCCTTACGAAGGATGGGATAGTCAGGAACCTGCGCTCCGGTATGCTTTTCAATACATGGGTGTGACCGACATTCAGTTCATTCATGCCAATGGTCTAGATATGGGAGACGAGGCACGAAAACGGGGGCTAGACGAAGCACAATCTAAAATTCAAGAGCTAGTTAATGGCTGGTAG
- a CDS encoding CPBP family intramembrane glutamic endopeptidase, which translates to MLLRIRSLSAFGVRPVSKRWLRIGVRAGVVAFVLRILAVLAWIRITGDATNIQGMYTEGGRGGVLSLVLATLFLGILTPVGEELLLRGVVANALLRYGSFVGVVGSALIFALAHGINTAFPVALVVGLIAGEVFRRSGSVWTAVIVHVVVNLPTVPVIVFAGMGLSTSSSQSERASCLSNVK; encoded by the coding sequence GTGTTACTGCGGATTCGTTCCCTGAGCGCCTTCGGTGTACGCCCAGTTTCCAAGCGCTGGCTGCGGATCGGGGTCAGAGCGGGAGTGGTTGCTTTCGTGCTCAGGATTTTGGCAGTCCTAGCTTGGATTCGGATCACCGGGGATGCCACCAATATCCAGGGTATGTACACAGAGGGCGGTAGGGGTGGAGTACTGTCTCTGGTTTTGGCGACGTTGTTTCTCGGCATCCTCACGCCCGTCGGTGAGGAGTTGCTCTTGCGGGGTGTCGTCGCCAACGCCCTGCTGCGCTACGGTTCATTCGTTGGGGTCGTAGGCAGCGCCCTAATCTTTGCTCTCGCTCACGGTATCAACACCGCCTTCCCCGTAGCCTTGGTGGTCGGTCTGATCGCTGGGGAGGTATTCCGCCGCAGTGGATCGGTCTGGACTGCCGTCATCGTTCACGTTGTTGTCAACCTGCCAACGGTTCCGGTGATAGTGTTCGCTGGCATGGGTCTTAGCACCTCCTCAAGTCAATCAGAGCGTGCAAGCTGTCTCAGCAACGTGAAATAG
- a CDS encoding TonB-dependent receptor plug domain-containing protein, with protein MEQPALTVEEWASWLAHSSTAVQITGVQLNSTDSGIEIILDSTGELEQPSTSAVGNALIVDIPNAVLNLPDGEEFQATNPSEDIALVSITPLPGNWVRIAITGLNSPPVAEVRQAEPGLIVSLSPGTEVSEEDNDAIQVVVTGEQESGYAADNATTATRTDTPLRDIPQSIQVIPKQVLVDQQVIQLRDAVRNISGVVEANTFGNTRDTFIIRGFEQGVILQDGLRGFRNNTQSSFIESANVERIEVLKGPASVLYGTLEPGGVINVITEQPLEFPFYSIELQGGNFGLIRPSIDLSGSLNPDGTLLYRLNAVYENGNSFRDFDQNIERIFVSPVVAWRISDRTDFALNFEYLNDTRPFDRGILAFGTGIADIPYDRVLGEPDDRITAEGFSASYRLEHRFSDNWSLRNAFRFSSTNGGYRAVEPDNLDENTGILARTWTDSESHIESYSLQTTLAGEFRTGSVGHTLLFGVDLNRDTNVYNNYFDFGGAPSINIFDPVYGLASFPDREDLQDRFFLNTRTDCNSNSVPPCSSRIDCTCSPKTALS; from the coding sequence GTGGAACAGCCTGCCCTCACTGTTGAGGAGTGGGCAAGCTGGCTTGCCCACTCCTCAACAGCAGTACAAATTACAGGCGTGCAATTGAATTCTACCGATAGCGGGATAGAGATCATTTTAGACAGCACAGGAGAACTAGAACAACCGTCAACATCCGCTGTAGGCAATGCCCTGATTGTAGATATCCCTAATGCAGTGTTGAACTTACCAGACGGTGAGGAATTTCAAGCTACCAATCCATCAGAAGATATTGCCCTAGTATCTATCACCCCTTTGCCAGGAAACTGGGTTCGGATCGCCATTACAGGATTGAATTCACCTCCTGTTGCTGAAGTAAGACAGGCGGAACCAGGCTTGATTGTAAGTCTTTCTCCTGGTACAGAAGTTAGTGAAGAAGACAATGATGCGATTCAGGTTGTAGTCACGGGTGAACAAGAATCGGGATATGCTGCTGACAATGCGACAACAGCAACCAGAACTGATACACCGTTGCGAGATATTCCTCAATCGATCCAGGTGATTCCGAAGCAAGTCCTGGTAGACCAGCAAGTTATTCAACTGAGAGATGCTGTTCGCAATATATCAGGAGTCGTAGAAGCAAATACATTTGGTAACACTCGTGACACCTTCATTATTCGTGGGTTTGAGCAAGGTGTTATTCTACAAGATGGCTTGAGAGGATTCCGAAATAACACCCAAAGCAGTTTCATAGAATCTGCTAATGTTGAAAGGATCGAGGTTCTTAAAGGACCTGCTTCCGTACTATACGGCACACTTGAACCTGGTGGGGTCATTAACGTTATTACAGAACAACCATTAGAGTTCCCTTTCTACTCCATTGAGCTGCAAGGAGGAAACTTTGGTCTGATTCGACCCAGCATTGATCTGTCAGGTTCACTAAACCCAGACGGAACGTTGCTCTATCGACTCAATGCTGTATATGAAAATGGAAATAGTTTTCGTGATTTTGATCAAAACATTGAGCGGATCTTTGTTTCTCCGGTTGTTGCTTGGCGAATTAGCGATCGCACCGACTTTGCTCTTAACTTTGAATACTTAAATGATACTAGACCCTTCGATCGAGGAATTCTTGCGTTCGGGACTGGTATTGCAGATATTCCCTACGATCGTGTTCTAGGTGAGCCAGACGATCGCATCACAGCCGAAGGGTTTAGTGCCAGTTATCGTTTGGAGCATCGCTTTAGTGACAACTGGTCACTTCGCAATGCGTTTCGCTTCTCCTCAACGAATGGAGGTTACAGGGCGGTGGAACCTGATAACCTTGATGAGAATACAGGCATATTAGCTAGAACTTGGACTGACAGTGAATCTCACATTGAAAGCTATTCCCTCCAAACAACTCTAGCTGGTGAGTTTAGAACGGGATCAGTCGGTCATACACTTTTGTTCGGGGTTGATCTAAATCGAGATACCAATGTCTACAATAATTACTTTGATTTTGGTGGCGCTCCCAGTATCAACATTTTTGATCCAGTCTATGGTCTTGCTTCATTTCCTGATCGAGAAGACCTGCAAGACCGCTTCTTCTTGAATACTAGAACCGACTGTAACAGCAATTCTGTACCACCATGTTCATCTAGAATTGATTGCACCTGTTCTCCAAAAACAGCATTATCCTGA
- a CDS encoding peptidoglycan-binding domain-containing protein: MPTLRRGDRGRSVQMLQQILSDNGFLGAAGVRLRNPSGAVVDGAFGVITESAVRNLQQRYNIPVTGQVNPVTWEVLDMQENPYRSPLPWKS, encoded by the coding sequence TTGCCAACTTTGAGGCGGGGCGATCGCGGCAGAAGTGTGCAAATGTTGCAGCAAATTCTCTCAGACAATGGTTTCTTAGGTGCCGCCGGAGTCAGGTTGAGAAATCCGAGTGGTGCCGTTGTTGATGGCGCATTTGGTGTGATTACAGAGTCTGCGGTGAGAAACTTACAACAACGCTACAACATCCCCGTTACAGGGCAGGTCAACCCTGTGACGTGGGAGGTGCTGGATATGCAGGAGAATCCCTATCGATCGCCGCTTCCCTGGAAATCGTAA
- a CDS encoding DUF4158 domain-containing protein yields MTLIDRTAYPRFKQFPDAKELAELYTPTPEEIKLAKSKTKSHEGFLSFIVMLKSFQRLGYFPHPELVPIAVRRHLRSCLNLHSWVKAIPRDRQRYSYQKTIRDYLKVKQYDKAGQRLIAALVAEATEVKDHPADLINVAIEELVKERYELPAFSTLDRLIRHIRSMVNNRLFALCSEGLSINEQIYLDQLLVVTNNEVDENATLNLLKSPPKSAKLSAIKLIQNKFDILMTFGDAKRLLQSIAITKVRHFAAQARALDILEFQYQFTQTSDVAVMSIVRSTG; encoded by the coding sequence ATGACCTTAATAGACCGTACAGCTTATCCCAGATTTAAACAATTTCCCGATGCCAAGGAGCTTGCAGAACTTTATACACCAACGCCAGAAGAAATTAAATTAGCAAAGTCTAAAACCAAGAGCCACGAAGGGTTTCTCAGCTTCATTGTCATGTTAAAATCCTTTCAACGGCTTGGTTATTTTCCTCATCCAGAACTGGTTCCCATCGCGGTAAGACGACATCTACGGTCGTGTTTAAATTTACATTCTTGGGTAAAAGCAATCCCAAGAGATCGTCAACGCTACTCCTACCAAAAGACGATTCGGGATTACCTGAAAGTTAAACAGTACGATAAAGCAGGTCAAAGATTAATAGCCGCATTAGTTGCAGAAGCTACTGAGGTAAAAGACCACCCTGCTGATTTAATCAATGTAGCAATTGAAGAATTAGTTAAAGAACGATACGAGTTACCAGCATTTAGCACTCTTGACCGATTAATTCGTCACATTCGTTCAATGGTTAATAATCGCCTGTTTGCACTTTGTTCTGAGGGTCTTTCCATCAATGAGCAGATTTATCTAGACCAATTGCTAGTGGTTACAAATAATGAGGTAGATGAAAATGCCACTCTTAATTTACTGAAATCGCCACCTAAAAGCGCCAAACTTAGTGCGATTAAACTCATACAAAATAAATTTGATATTCTTATGACCTTTGGTGATGCCAAGCGACTGCTGCAAAGTATTGCTATCACCAAAGTTAGACATTTTGCGGCACAGGCTAGGGCTTTGGATATCTTGGAATTTCAATATCAATTTACCCAAACGTCGGACGTTGCTGTTATGTCTATTGTACGAAGCACAGGTTAA
- a CDS encoding DapH/DapD/GlmU-related protein has translation MRRIRNQVRVALIALILSTLTIGGIAFSAETELFSLARPTTIAVNSSFLSPLDELFGDISIGRGVFISGNTVIRADPGTSICLESETNLQDNILFLALRNLPSPRSTRCGRLGATGITSSTGEKVSIAHQAKIENSYVGNFTFIGFRAYLNNVVLEDGAFVLHGARLTNVKIGKNRLVPIGAVITTQAQADALPLKTDDNSEFQTEVLEVNEEFAEHYSELYNSEGFDAVVGASVAPRTSWNPKPVKPTLGKNVQIAEFVRVVGDVRIGDNSTIGQRTSIRADEGTPIVIGDNAEIEDRVTFHALKGTSIRIGRNLDSDDNIVFHGPLEVGDNLTIGDDAILFRSQVGNNVTIGSQAIVVGVTLRNGVRVPENAVITTQQQADTLRQA, from the coding sequence GTGCGTAGAATTAGAAATCAAGTCAGGGTGGCACTCATTGCACTCATCTTAAGTACCTTAACAATTGGAGGAATAGCATTTTCTGCGGAAACAGAACTGTTTAGCTTAGCCCGCCCAACAACAATTGCGGTAAACTCCAGTTTCTTAAGTCCACTCGATGAATTGTTTGGCGATATTTCTATTGGTAGGGGTGTGTTTATTTCTGGTAATACTGTTATTAGAGCAGATCCTGGTACGAGTATTTGCTTAGAGAGTGAAACTAACCTGCAAGACAACATTCTTTTCTTAGCATTGCGAAATTTGCCATCTCCGCGCTCAACAAGGTGCGGTAGATTGGGAGCTACGGGGATAACAAGTAGTACGGGTGAAAAAGTTAGCATTGCGCATCAAGCCAAGATTGAAAACTCGTATGTTGGTAACTTCACCTTCATCGGTTTTCGAGCATATCTGAATAATGTCGTGCTAGAAGATGGTGCATTTGTCTTACACGGTGCGAGACTCACGAATGTCAAGATTGGTAAAAATCGGCTTGTACCAATCGGCGCAGTGATTACAACTCAAGCGCAAGCAGATGCTTTACCGCTCAAAACTGATGATAATTCTGAGTTTCAGACTGAAGTACTCGAAGTTAATGAGGAATTTGCGGAACACTATAGCGAACTCTACAACAGCGAAGGATTTGATGCGGTTGTTGGCGCGAGTGTAGCACCAAGAACCTCTTGGAACCCCAAACCTGTGAAACCAACTTTAGGGAAAAATGTGCAAATTGCTGAATTTGTGCGGGTGGTAGGCGATGTTAGAATCGGTGATAACAGTACCATCGGTCAACGAACATCAATTCGGGCGGATGAAGGGACTCCGATCGTGATTGGTGATAATGCAGAAATTGAAGATCGCGTCACCTTTCATGCACTCAAAGGTACTAGCATTCGCATTGGTAGAAACTTAGATAGTGATGACAATATTGTCTTTCATGGACCATTGGAAGTTGGTGACAATTTAACTATTGGTGATGATGCGATTTTATTTCGCTCGCAAGTGGGTAACAACGTCACAATTGGTAGTCAGGCGATCGTCGTCGGTGTCACGCTGCGTAACGGCGTGCGCGTTCCTGAAAACGCAGTGATTACAACTCAGCAGCAAGCTGATACTTTAAGACAAGCTTGA
- a CDS encoding creatininase family protein: MLLHLSTWLEVETYLEKSQGIILPIGSTEQHGPTGLIGTDAICAEAIARGVGDTTGALVSPTINVGMALHHTAFPGTISLRPSTMILVIRDYITCLAKAGFTKFFFINGHGGNIATLKAAFAETYTYLAEIGVSNADQVQCQIGNWFMCGSVYQLAKELYGDREGSHATPSEVAVTQYVYPESIKHAPLSAEVGKGHPIYGPVNFRQHYPDGRMGSDPALATPEHGLQLYDLAVKELSNNYLKFIGKAIA, from the coding sequence ATGCTACTCCATTTGAGCACTTGGTTAGAAGTCGAAACGTATTTAGAAAAATCTCAGGGAATTATTCTTCCTATCGGTTCTACCGAACAGCATGGACCAACGGGATTAATTGGTACTGATGCAATTTGTGCAGAAGCGATCGCGCGTGGTGTTGGTGACACGACTGGCGCACTTGTTAGCCCAACAATCAATGTTGGTATGGCACTGCATCACACCGCGTTTCCTGGTACGATTAGCCTGCGCCCTAGTACGATGATTTTAGTCATCCGCGACTATATTACTTGTTTAGCGAAAGCAGGATTTACCAAGTTTTTCTTTATCAACGGACATGGTGGTAATATTGCCACACTCAAAGCTGCGTTTGCGGAAACTTATACTTATCTTGCAGAAATTGGTGTAAGCAACGCCGATCAAGTCCAGTGTCAGATTGGTAACTGGTTCATGTGCGGTTCGGTGTATCAGTTAGCCAAGGAATTATACGGCGATCGCGAAGGTTCGCACGCTACTCCAAGTGAAGTTGCAGTGACTCAATATGTTTATCCTGAATCGATCAAACACGCGCCTTTATCTGCTGAAGTTGGTAAAGGACATCCCATATATGGTCCTGTTAACTTTCGCCAGCATTATCCTGATGGACGTATGGGTTCCGATCCGGCGTTAGCGACACCCGAACACGGGTTACAGTTGTATGATTTGGCGGTAAAAGAGTTGAGTAACAATTACTTAAAATTTATTGGTAAGGCGATCGCATAA
- a CDS encoding SDR family oxidoreductase → MSTVENKVIAITGASSGIGEATARLLAQKGLRVVLGARRTDRLEAIASEIREKGGEAEYRALDVTNLEDMQAFVEFAKDQFGRLDVIVNNAGLMPLSKLEVLKIDEWNRMIDVNIRGVLHGIAAALPLFKQQRSGQFINLSSTGGHNVYPTAAVYCATKFAVWAISEGLRQESTDIRVTVISPGPTESELPSTITDTEAAEWVEEFRKTMIPADAIEQPAEVDVSEIVVQPIRRSD, encoded by the coding sequence ATGTCAACTGTTGAGAACAAAGTTATTGCGATTACTGGAGCCAGTAGCGGTATTGGTGAAGCAACTGCTAGATTGCTTGCTCAGAAGGGTTTACGGGTTGTGTTGGGAGCAAGACGAACTGATCGACTTGAAGCGATCGCTTCTGAAATTCGTGAGAAAGGCGGCGAAGCAGAATATCGCGCTCTGGATGTCACTAACCTCGAAGACATGCAAGCCTTTGTCGAGTTTGCTAAAGATCAATTTGGTCGTCTTGATGTCATTGTGAACAATGCAGGCTTGATGCCGCTCTCGAAGCTAGAGGTCTTAAAAATCGACGAGTGGAACCGCATGATTGATGTGAACATTCGGGGTGTCCTTCATGGTATTGCTGCTGCTTTGCCTCTCTTCAAGCAGCAACGATCGGGGCAGTTTATCAATCTATCCTCAACTGGGGGGCACAACGTCTATCCGACCGCAGCCGTGTACTGCGCTACGAAATTCGCAGTCTGGGCAATCTCTGAGGGACTGCGGCAGGAATCGACCGATATCCGAGTCACGGTCATCTCACCTGGACCAACTGAATCTGAACTGCCCAGCACAATCACTGATACTGAAGCGGCGGAGTGGGTGGAGGAATTTCGCAAGACAATGATTCCGGCAGATGCGATCGAGCAGCCCGCAGAAGTGGATGTTAGTGAGATTGTTGTTCAACCCATCAGACGAAGCGATTAA